Proteins encoded by one window of Maliibacterium massiliense:
- a CDS encoding NAD(P)H-dependent oxidoreductase subunit E, whose product MKLTICIGSACHLKGSHQVIESLQRLIKAHNVSDKVELAGSFCKGECQSDVCVTVDGNVFSVKPEDVETFFADEVLGKI is encoded by the coding sequence ATGAAATTGACCATCTGTATCGGCAGCGCTTGTCACCTAAAAGGCTCGCATCAGGTGATCGAGTCCCTCCAGCGCCTGATCAAGGCGCACAACGTGTCCGATAAAGTGGAGCTGGCCGGCTCCTTCTGCAAGGGCGAATGCCAGAGCGACGTCTGCGTGACGGTGGACGGCAATGTGTTTTCTGTAAAGCCAGAGGACGTGGAGACCTTTTTTGCAGATGAGGTGCTGGGGAAGATTTGA
- a CDS encoding DUF3892 domain-containing protein translates to MDPTYATKIRMTRGCAHSDSLLEIEDVYLANGVGEGYFSKEMVYDYLVENAGAVRVNIPPYPKLVPATSKYGEKYVRSRPNASGKDNLLCLPRE, encoded by the coding sequence ATGGACCCGACGTATGCAACAAAAATCAGGATGACACGCGGTTGCGCACATTCCGATAGTCTACTGGAAATTGAAGACGTTTATTTGGCCAATGGGGTTGGAGAAGGGTATTTCAGCAAGGAAATGGTTTACGATTATCTTGTTGAAAATGCAGGTGCAGTGCGCGTGAACATCCCTCCTTACCCCAAGCTTGTTCCGGCAACCAGCAAGTACGGCGAGAAATACGTCCGTTCAAGACCAAACGCAAGCGGGAAGGACAACCTTCTGTGCCTCCCGCGCGAGTAA
- a CDS encoding helix-turn-helix transcriptional regulator translates to MRFERLRDMREDAQATQEEIAALLHIRQNVYSRYETGYRTLPIEYLIVLADYYNTSTDYLLGRTDDPTPPKGR, encoded by the coding sequence ATGCGGTTTGAGCGGCTGCGCGATATGCGCGAAGATGCACAGGCAACGCAGGAAGAAATAGCGGCGCTGTTACATATTCGTCAAAACGTGTACTCGCGTTATGAGACAGGCTATCGCACGCTGCCCATCGAATACCTGATTGTGCTTGCGGATTACTACAACACTTCTACCGATTACCTGCTGGGGCGCACGGACGACCCCACGCCGCCCAAAGGGAGATAA